In one Mycoplasmopsis canis PG 14 genomic region, the following are encoded:
- a CDS encoding YhcH/YjgK/YiaL family protein codes for MIFDKIKNANKYRTKYPELNKALEILENYNFDSLKLGITNINESIKIVKRNYIEKFQNIDFGEIHKDHVDIHIYAGQSNELFHFEEDPIWKKEDILEESIQNDVIFVKTKKPNNYIVLDEGKFALFFPGELHCPLIMDKNLKEITKVIIKVKIS; via the coding sequence ATGATTTTTGATAAAATAAAAAATGCAAACAAGTACAGAACTAAATATCCTGAGCTAAATAAAGCACTTGAAATTCTTGAAAATTACAATTTTGATTCATTGAAGTTAGGTATCACCAACATTAATGAATCAATTAAAATAGTTAAAAGAAATTACATTGAAAAGTTTCAAAATATCGATTTTGGAGAAATACATAAAGATCATGTAGATATTCATATTTATGCTGGTCAAAGCAATGAATTATTCCATTTTGAAGAAGATCCGATTTGAAAAAAAGAAGATATTTTAGAAGAAAGTATTCAAAATGATGTTATCTTTGTTAAAACAAAAAAACCTAATAATTATATTGTTTTAGATGAAGGTAAGTTTGCTTTGTTTTTCCCTGGTGAGTTACACTGTCCACTTATAATGGATAAAAATCTAAAAGAAATTACCAAAGTTATAATTAAAGTAAAAATTTCATAA